Proteins from a genomic interval of Rosa chinensis cultivar Old Blush chromosome 2, RchiOBHm-V2, whole genome shotgun sequence:
- the LOC112184989 gene encoding uncharacterized protein LOC112184989: MDLCLIEEQPLELDTESTEEDRKYYKEWYSCNRKAKNVIRTSMSDTVRGSIIEPELAMDFLEAIGDKYQESDKAEAARLSKRFNELEFSGKGSVREHIMELIDLNSRLRDLDMGVKDSQVVHVALQSLPNTYSNLRTSYHA, encoded by the coding sequence ATGGATCTTTGCTTGATTGAGGAACAACCATTAGAGCTAGACACTGAGAGCACAGAAGAAGATAGGAAATATTATAAGGAGTGGTATAGCTGCAACAGGAAAGCTAAAAATGTGATAAGAACCTCCATGTCTGACACTGTTAGGGGTTCAATCATAGAGCCAGAGCTTGCCATGGATTTCCTAGAGGCCATAGGAGATAAATACCAAGAGAGTGACAAAGCAGAAGCTGCTAGACTATCTAAGAGGTTTAATGAGTTGGAGTTTTCAGGAAAAGGAAGTGTGAGGGAACACATTATGGAGCTTATTGATCTCAACTCGAGATTGAGGGATTTAGACATGGGAGTTAAAGACTCTCAGGTTGTGCATGTGGCACTTCAGTCATTGCCTAACACCTACAGTAACTTGAGAACCTCATACCATGCCTAA